In Aliiglaciecola sp. LCG003, a genomic segment contains:
- a CDS encoding cytochrome c/FTR1 family iron permease has product MSRLFLLTLLLISQFCLANPSTEAGRTLHLLSYVGVDYPNTVNAGQIVDPGEYAEQVEFAQAVEDILNTLPDNEHSSDLLAQTAVIRQAIADKLPGEDVKEMTERLTQAIVNAYDLVLVPRNLPNPKNVQHIYQQMCSACHGATGKGDGPTGAHLEPAPANFHDSERMQELSLFGLYNTITLGVQGTGMMNYSQALTEDERWSLASYVAGFNQPEPSKNLAVANFSLTELATKTPIQIAATGQDSKGFEQLRAHPSRLPEAKVSPIEFALTSLHKSWQAVENNDLGLAYQLSITAYLEGFELVEASLDNLNNPLRLSTEKAMFGYRDALRNELATPLLQQRYQLCLDKLAEVQRQLNSGTLSPAVSFSSSLVILLREGLEAILVLAAILAFLNRSGSTAAVKYVHAGWLSALVAGVGTWFVATYVIGISGANREMTEGITALVATVILLWVGIWMHSKSHAAQWQQYIKDKLSASLSSGQTWGFAILAFVAVYREIFEIILFYQALWWQAGAEGHSAIIWGVLSGFIGLIVISFAIFKVAMNIPLTKFFAVNAVIMYAMALFFVGRGIAALQETGIITSNPLAIPDVAWLGIYADGVTLAAQAFVLLIIIATLLYQKQTEKA; this is encoded by the coding sequence ATGTCACGCCTGTTTCTGCTTACTCTACTATTAATTTCTCAATTTTGTTTGGCCAACCCCTCTACTGAGGCTGGCCGGACCCTGCACTTGCTTTCTTATGTCGGAGTCGATTATCCAAATACCGTCAATGCAGGACAAATAGTTGATCCGGGTGAATATGCTGAACAGGTAGAGTTTGCCCAAGCAGTGGAAGACATTTTAAACACCCTCCCCGACAATGAACACAGCTCAGATTTGTTAGCGCAAACCGCCGTGATACGTCAAGCCATAGCAGATAAACTGCCCGGTGAAGATGTTAAAGAGATGACTGAGCGGTTAACTCAGGCCATCGTTAACGCCTATGATTTAGTTTTGGTGCCTCGAAACCTGCCAAACCCGAAAAATGTCCAGCATATATATCAGCAAATGTGTTCCGCTTGTCATGGCGCAACCGGCAAAGGTGATGGTCCCACGGGTGCACACTTAGAGCCAGCGCCAGCTAACTTTCACGATAGCGAACGCATGCAGGAGCTTTCGCTATTCGGCCTTTATAACACTATTACTTTAGGTGTCCAAGGTACGGGCATGATGAACTACTCCCAAGCTCTAACGGAAGACGAACGCTGGTCATTAGCTTCTTATGTTGCCGGATTTAACCAACCTGAACCAAGCAAAAATCTAGCCGTGGCAAATTTCAGCCTAACAGAGCTAGCGACTAAAACACCGATTCAAATTGCCGCAACAGGTCAAGACAGTAAAGGCTTTGAGCAACTGCGCGCCCACCCTAGCCGTTTGCCCGAGGCGAAGGTCTCACCAATCGAATTTGCCCTCACCAGCTTGCATAAATCCTGGCAGGCTGTGGAAAACAATGACCTTGGGTTAGCCTATCAGTTGTCAATAACTGCCTATTTGGAAGGCTTTGAACTTGTTGAAGCCAGTTTAGATAATTTAAATAATCCATTACGACTGAGCACTGAAAAGGCGATGTTTGGCTATCGGGATGCATTACGCAATGAATTAGCCACGCCACTGTTACAGCAGCGCTATCAACTTTGCTTGGATAAGTTAGCTGAAGTGCAGCGACAACTGAATAGCGGAACATTGTCTCCGGCGGTCAGTTTTAGTTCTTCCTTAGTGATATTATTACGCGAAGGACTAGAAGCCATTCTTGTCCTCGCTGCCATCTTAGCTTTTTTAAATCGCTCAGGCTCCACCGCAGCAGTTAAATACGTGCATGCAGGTTGGTTGTCCGCATTAGTCGCGGGTGTTGGCACCTGGTTTGTTGCCACCTATGTGATAGGTATCTCAGGGGCCAATCGAGAAATGACCGAAGGTATTACCGCCCTAGTTGCCACCGTAATTTTATTGTGGGTGGGAATATGGATGCATTCGAAGTCTCATGCAGCCCAGTGGCAGCAGTATATAAAAGATAAATTGTCTGCCAGCCTATCATCGGGTCAAACTTGGGGCTTTGCCATTTTGGCCTTTGTCGCTGTTTATCGCGAGATTTTTGAAATTATATTGTTCTACCAAGCACTTTGGTGGCAGGCTGGGGCTGAAGGTCACAGTGCCATCATCTGGGGAGTACTATCTGGTTTCATAGGGTTAATCGTGATCAGCTTCGCTATTTTTAAAGTTGCAATGAATATCCCGCTTACCAAGTTTTTCGCAGTGAATGCCGTAATCATGTACGCAATGGCGCTATTCTTCGTAGGACGGGGAATTGCAGCATTGCAGGAGACGGGCATAATCACCAGCAACCCCCTCGCAATCCCAGATGTGGCTTGGTTGGGTATCTACGCTGATGGGGTAACCTTAGCGGCCCAAGCCTTTGTGCTGTTGATCATTATCGCCACCTTGCTTTACCAAAAGCAGACTGAAAAGGCCTGA
- a CDS encoding flagellar assembly protein T N-terminal domain-containing protein produces the protein MNAGANAAWFESSGQAAIYDGNIELARQNATQEAIKQALLFAGASVRSVQKMANGLLKNDELEIRSSGEVNSLELIDEVHSDGIITVSIRADIFSQQHSCRAGDYSKTIATTWQPLRNRAQATTGGIFDIGMKLANMLDHSFTEYAHNSKIKTVLPFYHQYSNNTSDIDATILARKSGSQYLLIGSIEDISTEQTKQSSWQFWQSSDTMRNFAYQSALYDGYTGALVWQKYYNVASVWDFDIHQQVDVNSQALWASSYGKLIKEVLQDVVQNVDETLACLPAYGRILEVNGEILRLNLGLNQGVKTGDELTLFQVSQFHDTAGQVHAQFRLHPAVVRVSEIFPESAMAIAVDGSYLGNIQANDFVSRR, from the coding sequence ATGAACGCAGGAGCTAACGCTGCGTGGTTTGAATCTAGCGGCCAGGCGGCAATTTATGACGGCAATATTGAATTGGCGCGGCAAAATGCCACCCAAGAAGCAATTAAACAAGCATTATTATTTGCTGGCGCCTCAGTGCGCAGCGTGCAAAAAATGGCCAATGGCCTGCTAAAAAATGACGAGCTGGAGATACGCTCTTCTGGCGAAGTAAATAGTTTAGAATTGATCGACGAAGTACATTCTGATGGCATAATTACAGTATCTATTCGTGCTGACATATTTTCCCAACAACATAGCTGCCGTGCAGGAGATTACAGTAAAACGATCGCCACTACCTGGCAGCCACTGCGCAATCGAGCTCAGGCCACAACAGGAGGCATTTTTGATATTGGTATGAAATTAGCCAATATGCTTGATCATAGTTTTACTGAGTATGCCCACAATTCGAAAATAAAAACCGTCCTGCCCTTCTATCATCAATATTCGAATAATACCTCAGATATTGACGCAACAATTTTAGCGCGCAAAAGTGGTAGCCAGTACCTATTGATTGGAAGTATCGAAGACATCAGTACCGAACAAACCAAGCAGTCGTCTTGGCAGTTCTGGCAATCCTCTGACACCATGCGCAATTTTGCATACCAAAGTGCACTCTATGACGGCTACACGGGCGCCTTGGTGTGGCAGAAATACTATAACGTCGCCTCAGTGTGGGACTTTGATATTCACCAACAAGTAGATGTAAACAGCCAAGCCTTGTGGGCCAGTTCTTATGGCAAGCTGATCAAAGAAGTGTTGCAGGATGTAGTTCAAAATGTCGACGAAACCTTAGCCTGCTTACCCGCTTACGGTCGAATTCTTGAAGTTAACGGAGAAATTCTAAGACTCAATCTTGGCCTCAATCAAGGCGTTAAAACAGGCGACGAACTTACCTTATTTCAAGTATCACAATTTCACGATACCGCGGGTCAAGTCCATGCACAATTTCGCTTGCATCCGGCTGTGGTCAGAGTGTCAGAGATATTCCCAGAAAGTGCAATGGCTATTGCCGTAGACGGTAGCTATCTAGGGAACATACAAGCAAACGACTTTGTCTCACGCCGGTAG
- a CDS encoding LPP20 family lipoprotein: MKLAYVVMLGVTVLTVSACQNVFDKQLEWETIEPDTYPVIRSIGYAPINAQQGENRSSKMLMALKASKLDAYRELTEQVYGQKIDGNQSLANLVVTDTKLKSTVQGVIRGARVVKSYPVGEDSYATELELDFALVHDIYLSTAKPKQVKKVRYY; the protein is encoded by the coding sequence ATGAAATTGGCTTATGTTGTGATGCTTGGGGTAACTGTGCTTACTGTTAGTGCCTGCCAGAATGTATTTGATAAACAACTCGAATGGGAAACCATTGAGCCAGATACTTATCCGGTGATCCGTTCTATCGGCTATGCTCCTATCAATGCGCAGCAAGGAGAAAATAGGTCATCAAAAATGTTGATGGCACTAAAAGCATCTAAACTAGACGCTTACCGGGAATTGACTGAGCAAGTATACGGACAGAAAATTGACGGTAATCAATCTCTAGCCAATCTAGTAGTAACAGATACGAAATTGAAATCCACTGTACAAGGCGTCATAAGGGGGGCACGTGTAGTCAAAAGTTATCCAGTCGGTGAAGACTCGTATGCTACTGAATTAGAACTAGACTTTGCCTTGGTGCATGACATATACCTAAGTACTGCTAAGCCCAAACAAGTTAAAAAAGTACGCTACTACTAA
- a CDS encoding flagellar protein FlgN, which produces MKNLISILEKQKGHFDQLIELLDSELHLISSRDAEALIHVINDKTELLEQISVTDKAVESAFELAEDPMQNAQVIELFKQINLNLSQCKFRTEINQKAVEQGQLRLEHLRSLLLESRAKESMTYDKSGKPKGGNSSKSVSA; this is translated from the coding sequence ATGAAAAACCTCATATCTATTCTCGAAAAACAAAAAGGTCACTTCGACCAACTCATCGAACTGCTTGATTCAGAGTTACATCTGATCAGCAGCCGCGACGCGGAAGCACTAATCCATGTCATCAATGATAAGACCGAGTTGTTAGAGCAGATTTCGGTGACTGATAAAGCCGTTGAAAGTGCTTTTGAGCTTGCTGAAGACCCAATGCAAAATGCGCAAGTCATCGAGTTATTCAAGCAAATCAATCTTAATCTATCCCAATGTAAATTTAGAACAGAAATCAATCAAAAAGCTGTAGAGCAAGGACAGTTGCGCCTTGAACACTTACGCTCATTATTACTTGAGTCGCGCGCTAAAGAGAGCATGACTTATGACAAAAGTGGTAAACCAAAGGGTGGAAACTCAAGTAAAAGTGTTAGTGCTTGA
- the flgM gene encoding flagellar biosynthesis anti-sigma factor FlgM, which produces MAVNNINGGNQKPQLDNQRVNQQQAQNQSAAQSSAEQAKVSSAPRQDSVSLTQSAQQLSQVQKKANDTPVNQEKVDKLKKAIQNGEYRVNPEVLAQKISTLEAQIFGIKS; this is translated from the coding sequence ATGGCAGTTAATAATATAAATGGCGGAAATCAAAAACCGCAATTAGACAATCAAAGGGTTAATCAACAACAAGCCCAAAATCAATCGGCCGCGCAATCTTCAGCTGAGCAAGCTAAAGTGAGCAGCGCGCCAAGGCAAGATTCAGTTTCCTTGACTCAATCTGCCCAGCAGTTAAGCCAGGTGCAGAAGAAAGCTAATGATACGCCTGTCAATCAGGAAAAAGTCGACAAATTGAAAAAAGCCATCCAGAATGGTGAGTACCGTGTTAACCCAGAAGTTTTAGCACAAAAAATTAGCACACTCGAAGCACAGATATTTGGCATTAAGAGTTAA
- the flgA gene encoding flagellar basal body P-ring formation chaperone FlgA, with product MKKLLNPSRTPIFLSFYCLMAFFSSATVTASQNINLARTELIESVEKYVSDKLSYQTADELSELVVKASELDPRLVIPTCSVPLKLHASDEALEQTNITVRASCPNTDWYLYLIVKASRMQHVVVLTRAVGPGTIISSQHVGVVMMDKNLIRTSTFADTNAVVGARMKKRSRAGQPVVPGQLCFVCKGDNILITANAGGVNIKTTGIAQQDGNIGDTIAVKNVNSNKMVHAQVVDTHQVEVQI from the coding sequence ATGAAAAAATTACTTAATCCTTCCAGAACACCTATTTTTCTCTCTTTTTACTGTTTAATGGCATTTTTCAGCTCTGCCACTGTAACGGCTAGCCAGAATATTAATTTAGCACGAACCGAACTTATTGAAAGTGTGGAAAAATATGTTTCGGACAAATTGTCTTATCAAACTGCAGATGAACTAAGTGAATTAGTGGTCAAAGCGTCCGAGTTAGATCCTCGTCTAGTCATTCCAACGTGTTCTGTTCCCCTTAAGCTACATGCAAGTGACGAGGCCTTGGAACAAACTAATATTACCGTTCGCGCCAGTTGCCCGAATACTGATTGGTATTTATACTTAATTGTCAAAGCATCCAGAATGCAACATGTAGTAGTGCTAACTCGTGCAGTTGGCCCTGGCACCATTATCTCATCGCAACACGTGGGTGTGGTCATGATGGATAAGAACCTCATTCGCACCAGTACCTTTGCTGATACTAACGCGGTTGTGGGAGCGCGGATGAAGAAACGCTCTAGGGCTGGACAACCTGTTGTACCTGGCCAGTTGTGCTTTGTCTGTAAAGGCGACAACATCCTGATAACAGCCAATGCAGGAGGCGTTAATATTAAAACCACAGGTATTGCTCAACAAGATGGAAACATTGGTGATACCATTGCGGTTAAGAATGTTAATTCGAATAAAATGGTCCATGCACAAGTTGTAGATACCCATCAGGTAGAAGTGCAGATTTAA